The Desulfovibrio aminophilus genomic sequence CCTCCTGGGCCGCCGCGCGGCCCGCGCTGGGGTCCGTATCCGTCTCCACGTTCCGTGGTTTCTGCTGGGAAAGCATGGCCCGGCGCACGGCGGCGAGCATCTCCGCCCGGCCCAGGCCCTCGGGGTCCAGGCCGAGCCGCCGGGCCTCCTCGGCCAGGAGGGCGTCGGGGAAGTCGGCCCAGAGGGCGTCCGGCCCGTCTTCGGGCGCGGCCTGTTCCTCGTCCCGTCCGACGCCGGGCCGCCAGCGGCCGATGAGCAGGCCGAGAAATTCCTTGCGCGTGCAGCGGGCCATCAGCCGAAGACCTCCAGCCGTTCGCCCTCGCCGCGCAGCAGGGGGGAGAGCGGCACGCCGCCGTGGCGTTCCAGCAGGGCCGCCAGCCGCAGAATGCGCTCCTCCATGCAGCGGGCCGAGGCCTGGGCGTCGCGGCGCTTCATGGCCTGGACCACCTTGGCCGTGTCGCCGAAGATCATTTCCCGTTCGTAGTCCTGGAGCTGGAAGATGATTCCGAACAGGGGGCTGTTGCCGGGGCAGAGGGCCTCGACCACGGCCCGCAGGGCCGGGTTGTCCGCGCCCCGGGCGATGTCGCGGGCGAAGCCGTTGAGGTGCTCGCGCAGGGCGTCGGGATTGCGGGCGAAGAGGGCCCGGCTCAACTCCATGAGGCGGAGCTCCAGGGCCGCGATGCCCGCGGCGCTGATGCGCTCGGTGCAGAGCGCCGCGATGCGGGGGAAGGTGATGTAGCAGGCCTCCAGGCGGGAGGACCAATCCACGGCGTCCGCGTCCGGCGTCCGGGCCTCATGGCGGGAGCGCAGATAGCAGCCGCTCCCCGGGCGCACCTCCACCAGTCCCTTGGCTTCCAGCACGCGCAGGGCTCCCCGGATGGTGTTCCGGCTGGCGCCCAGTTGCTCGGACAGGGCGCGCTCCGTGGGCAGGCGGCCGCCCAGTTCGAAGCGTTCGTCCCGGACCATGCCGAGCAGGGCCTCCAGGGAATGCTCTTCCTTGCTCACCGGCCTGGCGGCCGAGTCCTGGTTCATGGGCGACCTCCGTGGAACGTCGGATTGTCCTTTTCTGGTAATACCAATCGCATGGATTTCAGAAAAAGAACAACTGTCAAGAGAAGTGGACGGCGGGAATGGGGGAAATGTGATGACGATGTTGAAAAGAATTAGGAATTTTGGATGAACCAATTTTCGTTAAAATTGACGAAAGAAAGCCCCGGTCGTTGCCGGGGCGTCTGGGGACCAAGGCGGGAAGCGGATCGCCGGGGGCGT encodes the following:
- a CDS encoding FadR/GntR family transcriptional regulator yields the protein MNQDSAARPVSKEEHSLEALLGMVRDERFELGGRLPTERALSEQLGASRNTIRGALRVLEAKGLVEVRPGSGCYLRSRHEARTPDADAVDWSSRLEACYITFPRIAALCTERISAAGIAALELRLMELSRALFARNPDALREHLNGFARDIARGADNPALRAVVEALCPGNSPLFGIIFQLQDYEREMIFGDTAKVVQAMKRRDAQASARCMEERILRLAALLERHGGVPLSPLLRGEGERLEVFG